The Chryseobacterium indologenes genomic sequence AAACGGACGTTGCAACAGTATCGTGATGACGGACTGATACCTTTTATCAAGCTCGAACGAAAAATCCTTTTCCGTGAAAGCGATATTATCAAGGTGTTGGAAGATAACTACCAGAGTTAGCTGATTGTGTGAAATTGTAAGCGTATCGGTCAATTAAAGAAACAGCCCACTGCTTTAGGCAGTGGGCTTTGGTATTATTACATTTCTATCATTCTATTATTTAATATACTACTAAAATAGCAAGTCAAATTTGATGAAATTTTTTCAAAGACATTAGGAATATAGTCTGATATATTTTCAACAGTCAATTCCTTTTCAATAGGATAATTATGATATGTATTAAGATAGTTTTTTATATCATATTTCTCCGTATCATTGAGTTTTTCAAAGGGGTTTTGAGCCGTGTAGTTGTGGAAATCTGACAAATGAATGGAAGCACAACCAAATTTATATACATATTGAATATACCCATAAAATTCATTTGCCTTCTCAACCATATCTTTATCTGTGATTTGTTTCCATTTGTTATTTGATGTTAAAACTGTCCATTTCTCTCCTGACAAAGTCTGGTTCATCATTCTTTCTCGTTCATCGAAATCGGATATTCTACCTAAATACATTACTCTGATAAAAGAGTCCAACTCTTGTCTTAATATAGAAACGCAGTTGCCAAATAATCCTTGTGAAAATAAAAGTGTCAATGCTTTTTTATTTTCTTCACTTCTATTCTGAATTAGTGAAATATATTTTTGTCTTATATCCGCCATTATTTGAAGCATTTTTTCTAATAGCTAAAGTACAAAAAAAAGCCAATGTAGATAACATTGACTTTTTTAAATTGCTTTACTGGGTTTTATAATTGAGCCACAAAAGACTGCTCCATCCTCTTAAATTTGTGTGATACTTTTTGCATATCCTTACCTACTTTCTCGTTGAGTATCTTGGCATAAATTTGCGTTGTGGCAATGTTTTTATGCCCTAACATTTTGCTCAAACTCTCTAACGGAACTCCCTCGCTCAAAAACAGCGTGGCAAACGTATGGCGTGCCAAGTGAAAGGTTACTTTCTTTTCTTTCAGGCAGTCAATCAGTTGTGATATTCTCTTTAGGCTATCATTACAGACTGTATTTGATGGTACAGGAAATACCTTTCCGTCTTTTGAAAATCCTGCATATTTTTCGATAATCATTTTGGGAATATCCAACAGCATCACGTTTGACGATGTGGCTGTTTTTTTCCTACGTATGATAATCCACTGGTTACCGTCAAAGAAATCCTGAATATTGCTGTTTCTAAGTCTTTTCATATCTGAATAGGAAAGACCTGTAAAGCAACTGAAAACAAATAGGTCTTTGACCAATTCGTCTTTCTTTTTCTCGCAGTTGAACGTTACAAACTGTTCCAACTCGTTCCGCAACAGATAACCTCTGTCTTTGTCCTTTTTGGTATTCTTGTACTCGCTGAACGGATTAAAAGCAAGATGCTTTCTGCTCATTGCCAATCGGCAAAGCGTGGTAAAGCCAATCATATACAGCCAAATCGTGTTATGTGTCAAGCTTTGTTCGTCACGCAGGTAGTAATCAAAGTCCTGTACAAAATTAGATGTAAGGTCATTGAATGATAAGTCAGAATATCCGTATTTTGTAAGTGCAAAATTTCGCAGATGCTTCAAAAGTGTTTTGTACTTACTGCGTGTGCCATTTACCCTAAGTCCGTTATTGACTTTTTTCTCATAGTCAGATAAGAACTGTTCATAAAACTTGAAAAAGGTCATTTCTCCGCTTTCCATACCGAGAAAAGCATTTTTAAGTTTAGCACTGTTTACAGCTCCTTCGTTCTTCAGAATTTTGGAATAGCATTCCTCAATACCCAAACGGATTTTATCAAGCTTGCCGTTAACATCTTGGGCTTCTCGGCTTTTTCCTAAAACCCTGCCGTACTTCAAATCCCAATTTGATGCAGAAATATCCAGCTTGGTACTGAATGCAGACTGATTACCGTTTACGGTAATTCTACACATAAGCGTAACTTTCCCGTTCTTCTTCGGGGCATTCTTTTTAAGGTAGAAAAGAACCTTAAACGTTGATTTTTTTGTCGTTTCCATACTCACAATTCTTAATGATAAAATTAAACCTATGCGAGCTACGGAACAATATGAAAAACTATGCAGAAAGCTGAATTACAGTATTTTAAAACGATTGTTTCTAATATTTAAAAGTAACGTTTTAGTAACCTTACTTTTGCTAAACCTCGCTTTTTACTGCTTTTTACCTCATTACCAAAAAATCATAAAACGGCTGTAAAGTCTTTATTTACAACCGTTTTTCCTGTTATTAATCTTTGATGTATTTTTACTGAAACTTTATTTTAAATTTGGTTATTATGTAAAACTAGCTTCTTGGTGGATAGATACCCTCAACGCAGATTATATAGTTTAAACCCAGGTAAGGAGGCATATTGTTTACCGGAAGGTTTTGCCCGACAAACGAAATACTCTGAGGGTTGATAGCTGTATCGGGATCGGCATTGTTGACAAAGCTGGTGACAACATTGAAATCTCTTCCCACCTGTGTTCCTGAGATAGCAATAGATGTGGTTGCCGATGGCGTACCTGAATTGGCATTCTTATTAGCTACTTTGAGTTGAAACCCGGCCCCTACACTTGGAAGGTTAGACGCTAAAAGTGTATTTTGAGTGGTTCCTGCCACAACACCCAATGGGTAAAATTGATTAGCATTTACATTCCCTGCTCCCAATGCCATTCTTCCTTTAAGGTTAGGAAGGGCAAAAGTAGTGATTCCATCACCTCCATAGGTTGTTCCTAAAAGAGAGAACAAGGCGCTGTTCTGGGCAATACTTAAGAGGCTTCCGTCACAAAACATCCATCCTCTGGGTGCAAAATTTCCTGCAAATAATTTAACAATTCCCATATATTCTTCCATAATACTAGTTTTTTCAGTTTTTTACTATTCCTACTCTGTTTCACCGGCTTTTCGGAGTCCGCCAACTGGTTTGATTTACTGAGTCAAAGGAACAACGAATACAAAAACAGAACTAGAGTAGAAAATACCAAATTATACACTCCGTATTTCTACGTAATATCCGATTTGAAAATCAAGACTAATTTGTCGTCCTTAAGTTTCCCGGAGAGCACTGTATTTAGTATTTTTGTAAGAATCCAATAAAAAGTAAAATGAACGAATTTGTAGCAACAGAAATTAAAAATAATATTGCCGAAATCACATTCGGAACGCCAAAAAGCAATTCTCTTCCGGGAGCCATTTTAGAAAAGCTGGCCCATACTATTTTAGAAGAGGGGGCAAAAGATGAGGTAAAAGCCATTTTGGTCAAAAGCGAAGGCGAAAAAAGCCTTTTGTGCAGGAGCAAGTTTTGATGAGCTTTTGGCTATCGAAGAACTAGAGGCTTCCACAAAATTTTTCGGCGGTTTTGCCAAAGTATTGAATGCTATGAGAAATTGCGGAAAGATTGTGGTGGTAAGAGTACAGGGAAAAACTACCGGTGGTGGAGTAGGTATTGCCTGTGGGGCAGATTATTGTTTTGCAACAAAAGATTCAGCTTTAGCCCTTACTGAAATTAATCTGGGAATCGGCCCTTTCGTAATCGGCCCTTATGTAGAAAGAAAGATTGGAAAGTCCCAGTTTTCTGCAATGGCCATCGATGCTGATTTCAGATCTGCAGACTGGGCAGAACAACATAATATCTACCATTCTGTATCTGATACCATTTCGGAAATGGATGAAAAGCTTGACAAATTTATGCAAACCCTGGCCTCCAGAAGCAGTGAAGCCTTAGCCCTTATTAAAAAAGTTTCATGGGAGGGAACAGACCATTTCAATGAATTGATGCCGGCAAGAATTCATATGAGTGCCAGCCTTATTCTGGAAGATTCTGCAAAGAAAAATATCGGAGCGATTAAAGAAAGATTAAGAGCCAAGTAATATACAGAGTTCAGGATTTTAAAATATTCAGCCATTGATAAGTTCAATGGCTTTTTTGTTGAGACCGGAAATTATTTTTTAAAAAAAGTTTTGTTCATTCAAATAAAATTTTAACTTTGTAATTCAAAGTTCTTTTTATGGATACCAAAAACTATCACGAAGACTTATCTCATATCCGTTCCATGATGGAGCGTTCTTCCAGATTTATTTCTTTAAGCGGCTTGTCTGGAGTTGTGGCCGGAGTTGTTGCTCTTCTCGGGGCGGGATATGCATATTATGCGATGGAAAGAGAAAAGGTAAGCTATGTTCATGGCCGTAAATTCTTGTATAATCCCGATCTTGTGCAGGAATTAATAGTAACGGGACTTACCGTTTTAATAGTAGCTGTTCTTAGCGGATATATTTTTACGGCCAATAAAAGCAAAAAGAAAGGATTGAAAATCTGGGATGCTACCACGAAGCGTCTTATTGTCACATTTGCTGTTCCGTTGGCGGCCGGAGGGATTTTTTGTTCAGCGCTTATTTTTCATCATTTAGTGGTCTGGATTGCTCCCGCAACATTGGTATTTTACGGATTAGCGTTGGTGGCTGCGGAGAGATATACGCTGCCGGATATAAAATATCTGGGATATTGTGAGATTATTTTAGGATTGCTGGCTGCCTTCGTATTAGGGTGGGGATTGGTTTTCTGGTCCTTGGGATTTGGAGTTTTGCATATTGTTTATGGACTGATTATGCATAAAAAGTATAAATAAAAAGCTAAATTTGCAGCTCTTTAGTCGCTAGTTTCTATAGCCTGCTGTCTGAGATCTGCAACGATTACCTTATTATGATAAAAATAAATCAACTCAACAAAGAATTTGAAAGCCGTGTAAGACTGGGGATTATGTCCGTTCTTATGGTTAATGATTGGGTTGACTTTTCCGAAATGAAAGCCCTTCTGGAAATTACAGACGGTAATCTGGCCAGCCACAGTAATGCATTAGAAAAAAACGGATATATTGAAGTAAAAAAGAATTTGTGGGTAAGAAACCTAAAACCTCTTACAGGGTTACCCAAAGTGGAAGACAGGCCTTTACAGATCATTTGGATGCTCTTGAAAAATTATTGGGACGCTAAACTCAATATTTTTTTTGAAATAATACTTTGAAATTCAAAGTTCTTTGTTTTATAAAATAAAGGAATAATACTGAAAATTAATCTCTTAAAATATATACACTATGAAAAAAATACGTGTTCACTTTCTGCTTTTTGTGTACGACAAAACTCAAAAGATATACAGAAAATACTTTAAAAAGAAAAAAAGACAATGGCAGTTTAATGAAAAGCAGCTTCTTGAATTTCAGGAAGATTCTCTGGGAAGGAAATTGGGGGAATTTTACCATAAACACGGTTTCTCTATGATTCCTAAAATGGAAAACCACGATGTACATCACCTCATTACAGGCTGCAGTACCCATTTCGAAGATGAAATTGCCATGCAGTACCTCTTACTGGGAAATGGTAAACTGAATGCTCATCTTTTGGCTGCTATTGTATTGGGAACGATCATTTTGCCTGAATATGCGAAAATTTATATCAAGGCTTTTCAGAAAGGCCAAAGTATGAGACCTTTCCACCATTGGGATTTTGAAGAATTATTGTGGCAGAACTTTGAGCATGTGAAAAACTTCATCCATCAAAAAGATACCGTTGTACTTTATTAATAAACCTATGGGAACAATAAAATTCAGCTTGTTGGGGAAAAGAACTTTCCTTATTTCGTTTTGGCTGGGAACGCTCCTATTGGTCGCATTTTGGATGACAAATGCAGAATGGCTGGCCATTGTCGGGTTTTATTACCTTATCATCGTTGCTATTGCCAATTTCATGATTCTTTTACATGAGCTTTTAGAATATCTGAATGATGTCTCTGAAAAGAAAAGCTCAGGAAACTCAGTACTTCTGCTCCTTGTTAATATTCCGATTGCTTTCGGTTATTTCTATCTATTCCTGCATATCGTTACTTCTTCTTTCAACTCATCATTTTAAATCTACTCTTATGAAAACACATCAATATATACTGATCACAGCCATCCTTTTTGTTATCCTGTTTTATGAGCAGGAACCGGGGCTCAACCTCGGAATCCTTGCTATTGTTTATACGGTACTGACCTTATTCAGGACATCGGAAAAAAACAGAACCCGGGCATTTCTCATTCTTTTTGTAACCAGTATTTTGTCCGCTGTGGCCTTTGCCTGGTATGGTGATTTTCCTTCTTTCCTGGCAGTGGTGAGTTCACTTCTGCTTCTGGCTTACAGGTCAAAGAACAGGAAGATGAAGATATTGTTTCTCCTTCCTGTTTTTATTGTAAACTGTTGTACCTCTTTTTGCCGCTTTTTCAGTTTTGATCAATGGATGCCTAAAAGAAATGTTTCCGGATTATGGCAGAAGACATTAGCTTTTATCCTGATTCCCTTGATTCTTGTATCTGTTTTCTTTGGAATTTATTCTGCCGGAAGTGACCATTTTGCAGCTCTCTTTACAGATTATGAACTGGATATCAATTTATGGCAGCTTTTCTGTCTTTCTGTTTTGGGATTTTTTATCGCTTTTAATTACTGGAACTATGCAGTAGAAAAATTGATTTACAAAAATCATCACTTCCTGGATAATGATTTTAAGAAAGATGCACTGATTCCGAAAGCCACCTATTCTTTCCTGGATCTTGACTCCGAAAGAATGAGTGGGGTTATTTCTTTCCTTTTGCTCAATATTCTTTTGGTCTTTTTTATCATCACTTATAATTATGAACAGTTCTACGAAACTTCAAAAACACCGGTTCAGCTGTCAGAAGAAACACATGAGAGAGTCAACGCAGTGATTATGTCTATCGTTATGGCTATTCTCGTAATCATGTTTTATTTTAAATCCGGTTTTAACTTTGATCCTAAATCCGGATTGATGAAAGTTTTAGCCAAATTCTGGATTTTTCTGAATGCTGTTCTTGTTTTGTCAGCGGCAGTGAAAAATTATGAATATGTGGTTCAGTATGCATTGACCTACAAAAGACTCGGTGTTTTTGCTTTTTTAATGTTAGCACTCGTGGGACTTGCTTTGACCTATATTAAGATTCAAAAGAGAAAAAGAAATGCTTTTCTGTTCAATACAATGACATGGTATCTGTATGGGACAATTCTGGTTTGCAGCTATGTGAACTGGGGTGGTTTTATCACTTCTCAGAATATGAAACGTAAAGATTTTGCCGTCAATTATCATTTTATCTCCATCAATTTTAGCGAAAAGGATCTGTTGAAATATGCTGATGAAAAACATGATCAAAAGCTTAAAAAACAGATACTGGATAAGATTAGAAATGAAAGGTCAAAAACCTTTCTTTCAAAGATTATATATTATCAGGCCATTAAATAATATAAGATGAATAAAATAATAAAATCGTCAAGGTTTACAATGAATATCCTGCTGGTATTCATGACCTTATTTTGTTTCAGTCTATCTATATTCAGGTATTATGTCAGTGAAACCAAAGTTTTTTTCTTCCTTAACTGGAATTTATTCCTCGCCTGGATTCCTTTTTTGTTGAGCTCATTCATTGGTGCTTTCAAAATCAAAAGTAAAACATCCCTGGTGTTGATCATTATCGTGTGGATTTTGTTTTTTCCCAATTCACCCTATATTCTTACCGATCTTTTTCATTTAAAAATGAGGGATTCAATACCGGTTTGGTATGATCTTATTGTCATTCTTTCTTATGCATGGACCGGGTTGATATGCGGATTTATAAGTTTACATGATATTGAAAAGCTGCTTTCTGAAAACGGTAAAAAGAGAATGGTTACCGGAATTGTAGTGCTTTTTCTTTTTATGAGCAGTTTTGGTGTCTATCTGGGAAGGTTTTTGAGATGGAACAGCTGGGATGTTTTTAACGATCCTTCCGGATTACTCGGTGACATTATTATTCGGTTTATCGATCCGACAGAGTATTCCGGAACATGGGGGCTTACCTTTTTAATGGGAATTATGCTCAATTGTATGTACTTCACATTTAAACTAATGGAAAGCAATGAAAAGACCGTAATCGAGGCAGAAAAGTGAATCTGTTGACTGCAGTTGGAACAATTTTAGCATGTAAAAAGACTTAACTGAATGTTGAATTGGAACATCCATAAATTAATTATTATGAAAAAAAGCCTATTGTTAATTCCTTTGATGATCGTTGCCTGTAAAAAAGAACCGGCTGTAACAGCAGTATCGGATAAAGATTCTACCATTAAAACAGAAATGCCGGATTCTGTCATGAAAAGTGATTCTGCTGCATTGAGAAAAAAAGATTCCATTATTAACAATGCACCTGCCACTAAAGAAGTTTTGCGTAAAGGCGTCATGAGAAGCGAAAAAGAAGGCCAGATTGTAAGAACGGCCGATGCTTCCCAACTTCCCTTTACACTGGGAGAAGCATTTACAAAAGACGGTCAGGAGCTGGTTTTAAAACTGATCAACTATGATCAACCCAACATTAAGGCAAAGATCACCACCAAAGAAAAGGAATTTAATATCCGCTTCAATCAGATCAAACTTCCTAATGGAGATTATGACGGTCCTTTCGGAAGAGATATTACCTATGAAACTCCGGGGAAAGGAGAGGTATGGCTGATTATAGGGAAAAGTAATATGGCATCAGGAAACACAAAAGGTAGTTTTACGGTAAGCGTGGAATAAGATAAACCAATTTGGTATAATTTCTGCAAACTAATCTTTGAAGTTTAAATTTTAAATTATGAAAAATATAGTTCTAACAGCAATGGCCGCTTCAGCTGTACTTGTAAGTTGCGGAACCGTACAGTCGCTGGTTCAGAATACGTTTCCATACACCACAAATGTTTTAGTTTCTACAGGAGTGCCCGCAGATAAAGAAGTGTCTTCTACGGCAACTGCTACGAACGTTCAGACATGGGTAGGAGGAAATAATAATGCAAAAATCAAAGATGTGAGAATCTCAGAGGCAAAAATCTCTGTAGCTTCACCGTCTGGAGGAAATTTAAGCGCATTCAAGTCCGTTAAAATTTACGTTTCGTCTGCCGGAACAAATGAAAGACTGATTGCATCACGTTCCAATATATCCACCAATTCATCCAGCTTAAACCTGGATCTTAATGACACCGGATATTTGGATGAGATTGTAAAAAGTGCGGGACTTACGGTAAGAACGGTGTATGAATTGAAAAACCAGACCAGTTCAGATATGAACATCAAAGTGGCACTTAATTTCAACAGCGTCCCTGCACAATAATTTTTATAAAGTTTATTATGAAGAAAACGTCTTTCAGAGTATTGAAAGACGTTTTCGATTTATATGGTATCGACCGTATTATTGCTTTATCAGTTTTTCAACAACTCTTCGTTGCCCTTCACTGATCGTAATAATATATTGTCCGGGCAACAGGCTTGAAAGATCAATTTTTTCTTCCGGCATTGCTGTTCCCCTGATGACAGATCGTCCCTGCATACTAATGATTTCAAAATCAAGCTTTTTATTTTCCACATTTTGAAGGGTTATAACATTTTGGGACGGATTAGGATAGATTTTTACTTCCAATGATGGTAAAGCTTTAACAGCCTTTGCCGATTTGCCTTCCAATTGGAGTATGGCATTTTTTACATTGGGAAGAGGCCCGATTTTTTGATTGGCAACAGTGCCACCCTGGGGTATTCCTGTAGAAATTAAAAGGTTCTTCATGGCAGCCGGACTCAGGTACTGACCTGTGGTTTGGCGATAATATGACTGAATCAGCACCGCGGCAGAAGCTACCGTAGGAGTTGCAGAGCTTGTTCCACTGAAGTAATTGTATGTTCTGTTGTTATCATTATCATATTTGGCATAGGAACCATATCCTGCCGCCAGAACACTGCTTCCCCAACCTTGTACATCCACCCGGTTCCCGTATGTGCTGAAACTTAGTTTTGAATGTGTGGTATTTGGTGAACCAGCTCCCACGATAATAGCACCGCTGTTTCCTCTTGACATATAAGAAGCATAGAAAGGATCATCAAGGTTCTGGTTCCCATTACCTGCTGCTGCAATAATGATTATCCCTGAATCTGTAGCCGCCTTTGTAAGATCCCAGATTACTTTGTCATATTCTGCAGGGCAATATTGACCGTCTTTACCGCCGGTTTGCATTTCATACAGGATAATATCGCCGGCCTGGGATGCATTGATGGATCTGCTCACTGCAGCGGCCCTGTTGTAGCCTACAGTGGTCCACTCCATATATCCTTTGATTTCAGAAGCATTGTAGACTGCTCCTGTAAGTCCGATATTATCTTTTACAGAACCTAAAATACTGACTACAGCAGTACCGTGATCTCGGTAATTATTATTTGATAATCCGGAATTTGGAGAATATCCTGGTTCCAGTTGTATTGAGTTTTGATTGGCAAGCATTTCGTGAGTTTTATAAAAACCGTATTCTACATCACGGATTCTTATATTTTGTCCGGTAATCCCTCTCGACCAGGCATACTTGGCATTGATTCCGGGGTTGTCGTTCAGGTAAGTCTGAAGGTTTTCCAGATCAGGAGTTGCAACAAAAGCATTGATTAACGGAGGTTCTACAGGAGTACTGCTCATTACTGATGCATATTCAACTTCAGGAAATCTTTCAAGAGCCTGAGCCAGCCTTTGGGCATATTCTTCATTTTGAACGGGAAGGTCAGCTTTGAATATTCTTTTCAGTTTTTCGACAGATTCAGGAGAATAACCGTTGAGCTTACTGTTTCTTGCCATCTCAGAAAGTTTTTCATCAGTAAAGCCAAGGTCATAGGTAAATGACATGCTGTTTTCCCTGGCCAATTTTTCCAGCTCAGGGTTTTGTGCAAATGCAGCTTTTGCTGAAGCAATACCTTTTGAAAAACAGACATAGATATTGGCTTTTGCATAAGAGTCTCCGTTTGAAGGTTTCTGTGCAAGACAGAGAGAACAGGAGAACATAAACAAAGAGAAAATTTGAATTTTTGTTTTCATATAAATTTTGTTAAATGGTTGTGGATCAGTTTATGTTTATGTCAAAAATAATAATAAAATTAAAACAAATCACGTTTTTGTGAAATTATTTTAATTTGTATGTTTTTTTGGATACATATTAATTCCGTCGGAAAAAATGTTGCGGTAAAGGGCAAAAAAATGTCTCACAACATGTGGGAGACATTTTTAATTTTTTATTCGATATATTTTAACTGTAATAATATCCTTCGGATATGTCCGGTAATAAACGCATTATTATTGGTAAGCCAGACAATAGAAATCTGTTTCTCAGGAATGATAAGAAGATGTGATTTAAAACCTCCCTGATCCCCGGCGTGTTCGATAACCTTTACCTTTTCTTCTGTTTTTATTCCCGTATAAAACCCATTATGAACGAACCAGGTTCCGGTATGATCGGCTATTTTATCACTTTTCCAGTTAGCAGGCTTCCATGTGGTTTGGGATTCTTTTATAGTATGACAGTCTGTAAATTTACATTGTTGAAGAGCTGAAATATATTTCTTTAAATCTTCAACAGAACTCCAGACTCCGCCATTTCCGGCAGCTGCAAAAGTAGGACATTCACCATAATCATATTCCTCATAGATATTATTCCTGAGAACATATCCGTGAGCTACCCCTTTGTCTGGGAAACTACCGTCAGTAATGGTTGTGTTTTGCATCCCTGAAGGTCTGAATATATTTTCTGCAATAAATTGTTGCCATTTTTGATGGCTTGTTTTTTCAATGATCAATGCAAGTCCGTTATACGCAGGATTGGAGTAATTTGATTTCGTTCCGGGCTCAAATTCCAATGAATCGGTAGATTTTAATGGCTCAAAATTTTCTTTGTCCTTCGCCGTAAGATAAAATATACTGTCTTTGGCAACCTGTCTGAGATCCGGAAGGCCGGAAGTATGGGTAAGGAGGTGGCGGAGCCTGATATCTGCAACTGCTTTCCTGTTTTTG encodes the following:
- a CDS encoding DUF4173 domain-containing protein gives rise to the protein MKTHQYILITAILFVILFYEQEPGLNLGILAIVYTVLTLFRTSEKNRTRAFLILFVTSILSAVAFAWYGDFPSFLAVVSSLLLLAYRSKNRKMKILFLLPVFIVNCCTSFCRFFSFDQWMPKRNVSGLWQKTLAFILIPLILVSVFFGIYSAGSDHFAALFTDYELDINLWQLFCLSVLGFFIAFNYWNYAVEKLIYKNHHFLDNDFKKDALIPKATYSFLDLDSERMSGVISFLLLNILLVFFIITYNYEQFYETSKTPVQLSEETHERVNAVIMSIVMAILVIMFYFKSGFNFDPKSGLMKVLAKFWIFLNAVLVLSAAVKNYEYVVQYALTYKRLGVFAFLMLALVGLALTYIKIQKRKRNAFLFNTMTWYLYGTILVCSYVNWGGFITSQNMKRKDFAVNYHFISINFSEKDLLKYADEKHDQKLKKQILDKIRNERSKTFLSKIIYYQAIK
- a CDS encoding beta-lactamase family protein, yielding MFIHLQLQARHCLLLFLITAFTCYGQDREQLLKTKLDSAFSQVFNENSPGGSILIQQGNKTLYENSFGLADLTTKEKFTSKTVSNVGSITKTFVSYGILILQNKKKLSIEDHLLKFFPDFKNRKAVADIRLRHLLTHTSGLPDLRQVAKDSIFYLTAKDKENFEPLKSTDSLEFEPGTKSNYSNPAYNGLALIIEKTSHQKWQQFIAENIFRPSGMQNTTITDGSFPDKGVAHGYVLRNNIYEEYDYGECPTFAAAGNGGVWSSVEDLKKYISALQQCKFTDCHTIKESQTTWKPANWKSDKIADHTGTWFVHNGFYTGIKTEEKVKVIEHAGDQGGFKSHLLIIPEKQISIVWLTNNNAFITGHIRRILLQLKYIE
- a CDS encoding DUF1361 domain-containing protein; translation: MNKIIKSSRFTMNILLVFMTLFCFSLSIFRYYVSETKVFFFLNWNLFLAWIPFLLSSFIGAFKIKSKTSLVLIIIVWILFFPNSPYILTDLFHLKMRDSIPVWYDLIVILSYAWTGLICGFISLHDIEKLLSENGKKRMVTGIVVLFLFMSSFGVYLGRFLRWNSWDVFNDPSGLLGDIIIRFIDPTEYSGTWGLTFLMGIMLNCMYFTFKLMESNEKTVIEAEK
- a CDS encoding phage tail protein codes for the protein MEEYMGIVKLFAGNFAPRGWMFCDGSLLSIAQNSALFSLLGTTYGGDGITTFALPNLKGRMALGAGNVNANQFYPLGVVAGTTQNTLLASNLPSVGAGFQLKVANKNANSGTPSATTSIAISGTQVGRDFNVVTSFVNNADPDTAINPQSISFVGQNLPVNNMPPYLGLNYIICVEGIYPPRS
- a CDS encoding S8 family peptidase, which produces MKTKIQIFSLFMFSCSLCLAQKPSNGDSYAKANIYVCFSKGIASAKAAFAQNPELEKLARENSMSFTYDLGFTDEKLSEMARNSKLNGYSPESVEKLKRIFKADLPVQNEEYAQRLAQALERFPEVEYASVMSSTPVEPPLINAFVATPDLENLQTYLNDNPGINAKYAWSRGITGQNIRIRDVEYGFYKTHEMLANQNSIQLEPGYSPNSGLSNNNYRDHGTAVVSILGSVKDNIGLTGAVYNASEIKGYMEWTTVGYNRAAAVSRSINASQAGDIILYEMQTGGKDGQYCPAEYDKVIWDLTKAATDSGIIIIAAAGNGNQNLDDPFYASYMSRGNSGAIIVGAGSPNTTHSKLSFSTYGNRVDVQGWGSSVLAAGYGSYAKYDNDNNRTYNYFSGTSSATPTVASAAVLIQSYYRQTTGQYLSPAAMKNLLISTGIPQGGTVANQKIGPLPNVKNAILQLEGKSAKAVKALPSLEVKIYPNPSQNVITLQNVENKKLDFEIISMQGRSVIRGTAMPEEKIDLSSLLPGQYIITISEGQRRVVEKLIKQ
- a CDS encoding site-specific integrase; its protein translation is METTKKSTFKVLFYLKKNAPKKNGKVTLMCRITVNGNQSAFSTKLDISASNWDLKYGRVLGKSREAQDVNGKLDKIRLGIEECYSKILKNEGAVNSAKLKNAFLGMESGEMTFFKFYEQFLSDYEKKVNNGLRVNGTRSKYKTLLKHLRNFALTKYGYSDLSFNDLTSNFVQDFDYYLRDEQSLTHNTIWLYMIGFTTLCRLAMSRKHLAFNPFSEYKNTKKDKDRGYLLRNELEQFVTFNCEKKKDELVKDLFVFSCFTGLSYSDMKRLRNSNIQDFFDGNQWIIIRRKKTATSSNVMLLDIPKMIIEKYAGFSKDGKVFPVPSNTVCNDSLKRISQLIDCLKEKKVTFHLARHTFATLFLSEGVPLESLSKMLGHKNIATTQIYAKILNEKVGKDMQKVSHKFKRMEQSFVAQL